The proteins below are encoded in one region of Candidatus Zixiibacteriota bacterium:
- a CDS encoding DUF427 domain-containing protein produces MAEPRVPVHGDAGHWIHVSESPRHVRVVFGGETIADSKRVKLLREAGELPVYYFPLTDTRVDLMKPSERRSVCPYKGEAVYWSLEAGSKIAKDAAWSYPNPKREAEELKDHVAFAWTPMDAWYEEDEEVYVHPRDPFKRVDVLHSRRHVRVVVDGVTVADTRRPRLLFETNHPVRYYIEPEDIRMELLVPSPTRSRCPYKGLATYWSVRIGDRLLEDLAWGYMETVPECPKIKGLLCFFQERGAEHLVDGEWIAPPRTKWARDPGRGRQ; encoded by the coding sequence ATGGCGGAACCTCGAGTTCCCGTGCACGGTGATGCCGGCCATTGGATTCACGTTTCCGAAAGCCCCCGCCATGTGCGGGTGGTCTTCGGCGGCGAAACCATTGCCGACAGCAAGCGGGTGAAGCTTTTGCGGGAGGCCGGCGAGCTCCCGGTCTACTACTTCCCGCTGACCGACACCCGCGTCGATCTGATGAAGCCGAGCGAGCGCCGCAGCGTCTGTCCCTACAAGGGAGAGGCCGTCTACTGGTCGCTCGAAGCGGGAAGCAAGATCGCCAAGGACGCTGCGTGGAGCTACCCGAACCCCAAGCGCGAAGCCGAGGAATTGAAAGATCACGTGGCGTTTGCGTGGACTCCGATGGATGCGTGGTACGAGGAGGACGAGGAGGTTTACGTTCATCCCCGCGACCCGTTCAAGCGGGTGGACGTGCTGCACAGCCGCCGCCATGTCCGGGTGGTGGTCGACGGCGTGACGGTCGCGGACACGCGGCGCCCGCGGCTGCTCTTCGAAACAAACCATCCGGTCCGTTACTATATCGAGCCCGAGGATATCCGCATGGAGCTGCTGGTCCCGAGCCCGACCCGCTCTCGCTGTCCCTACAAGGGGCTGGCAACCTACTGGTCGGTGCGGATCGGCGACCGGCTGCTGGAAGACCTTGCCTGGGGATACATGGAGACGGTGCCTGAGTGCCCCAAGATCAAGGGCCTGCTCTGCTTCTTCCAGGAACGTGGAGCCGAGCACTTGGTCGACGGCGAATGGATCGCCCCTCCGAGGACCAAGTGGGCGCGGGATCCGGGAAGGGGCCGGCAATGA
- a CDS encoding alcohol dehydrogenase catalytic domain-containing protein, producing the protein MKALHWDGRALSLVSSAMPRKEPGAALVRVRLAGICDTDLQIFKGYMGFRGIPGHEVVGVVAEGPAPLMDRRVVAEINFACGSCTECRRGLGNHCASRKVMGIAGADGAFAEYVAVPPENLHLVPDGVPDEAAVCTEPLAAAFEILEQVQVNPADRVLILGDGKLGFLCAQVLKLTGAAVTVVGKHAGKLERIRQRSIRTEFLDGWKPSAHDVVVEATGSADGLRRAIEAVRPRGTLVLKSTVAEAHSVSLAPLVVNEVTVIGSRCGPFAPALEALAERKVAVEPLIERIYPLDAGLEAVAHAARPGARKILLRP; encoded by the coding sequence ATGAAGGCCCTTCACTGGGACGGTCGCGCGCTTTCGCTCGTTTCTTCTGCAATGCCTCGAAAGGAACCCGGGGCCGCTCTGGTGCGGGTCCGGCTCGCCGGGATCTGCGACACGGACCTTCAGATCTTCAAGGGCTATATGGGCTTCCGCGGCATTCCGGGCCACGAGGTCGTCGGGGTGGTCGCGGAAGGCCCTGCCCCGCTCATGGACCGGCGGGTCGTTGCGGAGATCAACTTCGCCTGCGGGAGTTGCACCGAGTGCCGCCGCGGGCTCGGCAACCACTGCGCGAGCCGAAAGGTGATGGGCATCGCGGGCGCCGACGGGGCTTTCGCCGAATACGTGGCCGTGCCGCCCGAGAACCTCCACCTCGTGCCGGACGGCGTGCCGGACGAAGCGGCGGTCTGCACCGAGCCGCTCGCGGCCGCCTTCGAGATCCTGGAACAGGTTCAGGTCAACCCGGCGGATCGGGTTCTGATTCTGGGCGACGGGAAGCTCGGCTTCTTGTGCGCGCAGGTTCTCAAGCTCACCGGCGCGGCGGTGACCGTCGTGGGAAAGCACGCGGGCAAGCTCGAGCGGATCAGGCAGCGCTCGATCCGCACCGAGTTCCTGGACGGCTGGAAGCCCTCGGCCCATGATGTCGTCGTGGAAGCCACGGGCAGCGCGGACGGGCTCCGGCGGGCGATCGAGGCGGTCCGACCCCGCGGGACGCTCGTACTGAAGAGCACCGTCGCCGAGGCGCATTCCGTCTCCCTCGCTCCGCTGGTCGTCAACGAGGTGACGGTCATCGGGTCCCGCTGCGGTCCCTTTGCGCCGGCGCTCGAAGCCCTGGCGGAACGGAAAGTCGCCGTGGAACCGCTCATCGAGCGGATCTATCCGCTGGATGCCGGCCTGGAGGCGGTCGCTCACGCCGCGCGGCCCGGGGCGAGAAAGATTCTGTTGCGCCCCTAG